In Streptomyces violaceusniger Tu 4113, one DNA window encodes the following:
- a CDS encoding VOC family protein, which translates to MHRSRVYAVLIDTPKAEADRATAFWSAALGVTAEPFAPEPQFTTLHEALPGLVTAVQAVDDAPRIHLDFETDDVEAETARLLALGAEQIAQWQECRVLRVPGGHLMCVLPLETDPETFRAQANVWR; encoded by the coding sequence ATGCACAGGAGCCGTGTGTACGCCGTATTGATCGACACGCCCAAAGCCGAGGCCGACCGGGCGACCGCCTTCTGGTCCGCGGCTCTCGGCGTCACCGCCGAGCCGTTCGCGCCCGAGCCGCAGTTCACCACGCTCCATGAGGCTCTGCCGGGGCTGGTCACCGCCGTCCAGGCGGTCGACGACGCACCCCGTATCCACCTGGACTTCGAGACCGACGACGTCGAGGCGGAAACCGCGCGCCTGCTCGCCCTGGGCGCCGAGCAGATCGCGCAGTGGCAGGAGTGCCGGGTGCTCCGCGTCCCCGGCGGCCACTTGATGTGCGTACTGCCCCTGGAGACCGACCCCGAGACCTTCCGGGCACAGGCCAATGTCTGGCGCTGA
- a CDS encoding DUF2617 family protein: MLTTLKTAYTDTRAADLAWGLGREPLPALAVLDLQLHGFDVQLRLLGASHQVLLEGEGSRCSETVACMSGNSTALPLGVSTLVDGREYEFAARVEELSQGAFAGRAQELLALVADHPHGLAGTFPGSPNAFTALLAQWHEGTVGWRTWHAYPQEGRLVTTRTCVGARVPAALRPPGAGGLEIGGLPDGRSPQVPCA, encoded by the coding sequence ATGCTCACGACCCTCAAGACTGCCTACACCGATACCCGCGCCGCTGACCTCGCCTGGGGCCTGGGACGGGAACCGCTTCCCGCCCTCGCCGTGCTTGATCTTCAACTTCATGGTTTCGACGTCCAGTTGAGGCTCCTGGGAGCCTCGCATCAGGTCCTCCTCGAAGGGGAGGGCAGCCGTTGCTCGGAGACCGTGGCCTGCATGTCCGGCAACAGCACCGCGCTTCCGCTGGGGGTTTCCACGCTCGTCGACGGCCGCGAATACGAATTCGCGGCGCGCGTCGAGGAGTTGTCGCAAGGGGCCTTCGCCGGGCGCGCGCAGGAGCTGCTCGCGCTGGTGGCCGACCATCCGCACGGGCTGGCCGGTACGTTTCCCGGCAGTCCGAACGCGTTCACGGCGCTGCTCGCGCAGTGGCACGAGGGCACGGTGGGGTGGCGGACCTGGCATGCCTATCCCCAGGAGGGGCGGTTGGTCACCACCCGCACCTGCGTGGGGGCCCGGGTGCCGGCCGCGCTCCGGCCGCCGGGTGCGGGCGGGCTCGAGATAGGTGGCCTGCCCGATGGGCGGTCACCTCAAGTGCCGTGTGCCTAA
- a CDS encoding polyamine aminopropyltransferase yields MSAVSDAPSSPESGPPARLPVRAALGRFLVLGSVFVCAACGLVYELELVALASYLAGDSVTQASVVLSVMVFAMGVGSLLAKRLRCRAAVGFGAVEAVLALVGGCSAMALYACFAWGGHSRSALVGFSFAIGVLIGAEVPLLMTLIQRVRRQDAGGAVADLFAADYVGALVGGLAFPFLLLPAFGELTGALVTGAVNAVAGGALVLWLFRRDLSVRARWTLIVANGLVLAALTAGAVLTPSFERAARQAVYGPGVRVALHTGEQEIVLVGGGTSGRPLALFVNGRLRVSGRDEARYHEALIHPAMAAGPHGRVLVLGGGDGLAAREVLRYPGVRSVTVVERDAEVARLARRDPGLSELNGGAYRDPRVRAVTADAFDWLRRSMAYDVVVCDLPARELTPSTKYYSQEFYGLAERVLAPGGRLVVHAGPLRPDPRAFWTVDATMRSVGLRTAPYVIDTPRPGRGSPRPGRGSPHDWGFVLAARSPVGLRLASHDPRPRSLTEEGLRAARRRAERHREAGLPPSTLMHPRYGE; encoded by the coding sequence ATGTCTGCCGTCTCGGATGCGCCGTCGTCGCCGGAGTCCGGCCCTCCGGCGCGGCTGCCCGTGAGGGCGGCGCTCGGCCGCTTCCTCGTTCTCGGCTCCGTCTTCGTCTGTGCCGCCTGCGGCCTCGTCTACGAGCTCGAACTCGTCGCGCTGGCCTCGTACTTGGCGGGTGACTCGGTCACCCAGGCATCCGTGGTGCTGTCCGTGATGGTCTTCGCCATGGGCGTCGGCTCGCTGCTGGCCAAGCGGCTGCGCTGCCGGGCCGCCGTCGGCTTCGGCGCGGTCGAGGCGGTGCTCGCGCTCGTCGGTGGCTGTTCGGCGATGGCGCTGTACGCGTGTTTCGCATGGGGAGGCCACTCGCGCTCCGCGCTTGTCGGCTTCTCGTTCGCGATCGGTGTGCTCATCGGGGCCGAGGTGCCGCTGCTGATGACCCTCATCCAGCGGGTGCGCCGGCAGGACGCGGGCGGCGCGGTGGCCGATCTGTTCGCGGCGGACTATGTGGGCGCGCTGGTCGGCGGGCTCGCCTTTCCCTTTCTGCTGCTGCCCGCGTTCGGGGAGCTGACCGGCGCGCTGGTCACCGGCGCGGTCAACGCGGTCGCGGGCGGCGCGCTGGTGCTCTGGCTGTTCCGCCGCGATCTGAGCGTACGGGCGCGGTGGACGCTGATCGTCGCCAATGGGCTGGTGCTCGCCGCGCTGACCGCCGGTGCCGTGCTGACCCCCTCCTTCGAGCGGGCCGCCCGGCAGGCCGTCTACGGACCGGGGGTGCGGGTCGCGCTGCACACCGGCGAGCAGGAGATCGTGCTGGTGGGCGGCGGAACGAGCGGGCGGCCGCTGGCCCTCTTCGTCAACGGGCGGCTGCGGGTCAGCGGGCGCGACGAGGCCCGCTACCACGAGGCGCTGATCCACCCGGCGATGGCCGCCGGACCGCACGGCCGGGTCCTGGTACTGGGCGGGGGCGACGGGCTCGCGGCGCGCGAGGTCCTGCGGTACCCGGGGGTCCGTTCGGTGACCGTCGTGGAGCGCGACGCGGAGGTGGCGCGGCTGGCCCGGCGCGATCCGGGCCTGTCCGAGCTCAACGGCGGCGCCTACCGCGATCCGCGGGTGCGGGCGGTGACGGCGGACGCCTTCGACTGGCTGCGCCGGTCCATGGCGTACGACGTGGTGGTCTGCGATCTGCCCGCCCGCGAGCTCACCCCGAGCACCAAGTACTACTCGCAGGAGTTCTACGGCCTGGCCGAGCGGGTGCTGGCGCCCGGCGGGCGGCTGGTGGTCCACGCCGGGCCGCTGCGGCCCGATCCGCGGGCGTTCTGGACGGTGGACGCGACGATGCGCTCGGTCGGGCTGCGGACCGCGCCCTACGTGATCGACACCCCGCGCCCGGGCCGTGGCTCCCCGCGCCCCGGCCGTGGTTCCCCGCACGACTGGGGCTTTGTGCTGGCGGCGCGCTCCCCGGTGGGGCTGCGGCTGGCCTCGCACGATCCGCGGCCGCGCTCGCTGACGGAGGAGGGGCTGCGGGCGGCCCGCCGCAGGGCCGAGCGGCATCGGGAGGCGGGGCTGCCTCCCTCCACCTTGATGCATCCGCGGTATGGGGAGTGA
- a CDS encoding SRPBCC domain-containing protein, translated as MEHEVFVPFPVDTVRLALAEPDRVARCVPGLQRDADEAAGPLSGRLRLRIGGSTITYRGVLRVGRRADVFEIEGEGTEARGSGSVKLALTVTPKPVEGGTELSCAGTVHSEGRLAEFDDEASTTVARRMLDRFASTLTAGLQTSPITAATEDEAPGRPTDEAGDGDADAGTAAAAEESGLPTEAELPLSADDMDIDDVGDLEDVDDADAVEEPVGFGNLADLDDLDDEPPAEAAHARRTMIGRSTEEVDHAPPRGRYAPVPAPQTVSTSATLRWAAPAAAVVLASVVVVGRRVLRRRR; from the coding sequence ATGGAGCATGAGGTGTTCGTTCCGTTTCCCGTCGACACCGTCCGGCTGGCGCTCGCGGAGCCCGATCGCGTCGCCCGTTGCGTTCCCGGGCTCCAGCGGGACGCCGATGAGGCCGCCGGGCCGCTCTCCGGCCGGTTGCGGCTGCGCATCGGCGGGTCCACCATCACCTACCGCGGTGTGCTGCGCGTCGGGCGGCGCGCCGATGTCTTCGAGATCGAGGGCGAGGGCACCGAGGCGCGCGGCAGCGGCTCGGTGAAGCTGGCCCTGACCGTGACGCCGAAGCCCGTCGAGGGCGGTACGGAGCTGAGCTGCGCCGGGACGGTCCACAGCGAGGGGCGGCTGGCCGAGTTCGACGACGAGGCGTCCACGACCGTGGCCCGCCGCATGCTGGACCGGTTCGCCTCGACGCTCACCGCCGGGCTGCAGACGTCCCCGATCACCGCGGCCACCGAGGACGAGGCCCCTGGCAGGCCCACCGACGAGGCCGGTGACGGGGACGCTGACGCCGGTACGGCCGCCGCCGCGGAGGAGTCCGGGCTGCCGACCGAGGCCGAGCTTCCGCTGTCGGCCGACGACATGGACATCGACGACGTCGGCGATCTCGAGGACGTCGACGACGCGGACGCCGTCGAGGAGCCCGTCGGCTTCGGCAACCTCGCCGATCTCGACGATCTGGACGACGAGCCACCGGCCGAGGCCGCCCACGCCCGCCGCACGATGATCGGCCGCTCCACGGAGGAGGTCGACCACGCTCCGCCGCGCGGCCGCTACGCCCCCGTCCCCGCGCCCCAGACCGTCTCCACCAGCGCGACGCTGCGCTGGGCCGCGCCCGCCGCGGCCGTGGTGCTCGCCTCCGTCGTCGTCGTGGGCCGTCGCGTACTTCGCCGCCGCCGATGA
- a CDS encoding aldose 1-epimerase, which produces MTTEETPETKGVRLTAGDAELTVSPENGCRIGSLRIGGTELLRQGPRFGAFPMVPWCGRTGLGRFRNGGQTHQLPINSPPHAIHGTGRNVAWSQVRSGQSSAAFTYDLADPWPYEGRVTQTFELSPDSATVTMSVETEGDSFPAQAGWHPWFLRNLGDGGADAEIAFDAAWQEERGEDHLPTGRRIAPKPGPWDDCFGMPQGVDVTLTWPGRLELKVTSRTEWVVVYDEQAEAVCVEPQSGPPNGLNLLPRLVTPIDPLELSMTWSWRTLA; this is translated from the coding sequence GTGACCACCGAAGAGACACCGGAGACCAAGGGCGTACGGCTGACCGCCGGGGACGCCGAGCTGACCGTCTCACCCGAGAACGGCTGCCGTATCGGTTCACTGCGCATCGGCGGTACGGAGCTGCTGCGACAGGGCCCGCGGTTCGGGGCTTTCCCGATGGTGCCGTGGTGCGGCCGGACCGGGCTGGGCCGGTTCCGCAACGGCGGGCAGACCCACCAACTGCCCATCAACTCCCCGCCGCACGCGATCCACGGGACCGGCCGGAACGTCGCATGGAGCCAGGTCAGGAGCGGCCAGTCCAGCGCGGCCTTCACCTACGACCTCGCCGACCCCTGGCCGTACGAGGGCCGGGTCACCCAGACCTTCGAGCTCTCCCCGGACAGCGCGACCGTCACCATGAGCGTGGAGACCGAGGGCGATTCCTTCCCGGCGCAGGCGGGCTGGCATCCGTGGTTCCTGCGGAACCTGGGCGACGGCGGCGCCGATGCCGAGATCGCCTTCGACGCCGCATGGCAGGAGGAGCGCGGGGAGGACCACCTCCCCACCGGCCGCCGGATCGCGCCGAAGCCCGGCCCCTGGGACGACTGCTTCGGGATGCCGCAGGGGGTGGACGTCACGCTCACCTGGCCCGGCCGGCTCGAGCTGAAGGTCACCAGCCGCACGGAGTGGGTGGTCGTCTACGACGAGCAGGCGGAGGCGGTGTGCGTCGAACCGCAGTCCGGCCCGCCCAACGGCCTCAACCTCTTGCCGCGCCTGGTCACCCCCATCGATCCGCTGGAGCTCTCCATGACCTGGAGCTGGCGCACACTGGCCTGA
- the pyrE gene encoding orotate phosphoribosyltransferase, with amino-acid sequence MRMSDARDALLQQIKDKAVVHGKVTLSSGREADYYIDLRRITLDAEAAPLVGQVMLEATADLEYDAVGGLTLGADPVATSMLHAAAAHGRRLDAFVVRKAQKTHGMQRRIEGPDIAGRRVLVVEDTSTTGGSPLTAVEAAREAGAEVVAVATIVERGAAPAIADAGLPYLPAYSLADLELS; translated from the coding sequence ATGCGCATGAGCGATGCGCGTGACGCCCTGCTGCAGCAGATCAAGGACAAGGCCGTGGTCCACGGCAAGGTGACCCTCTCCTCCGGGCGTGAGGCCGACTACTACATCGACCTGCGCCGGATCACCCTGGACGCCGAGGCCGCGCCGCTGGTCGGGCAGGTCATGCTCGAGGCCACGGCCGATCTGGAGTACGACGCCGTGGGCGGTCTGACGCTGGGCGCCGACCCGGTGGCCACGTCCATGCTGCACGCGGCGGCCGCGCACGGGCGCCGGCTCGACGCCTTCGTGGTCCGCAAGGCCCAGAAGACACACGGGATGCAGCGGCGGATCGAGGGCCCGGACATCGCGGGCCGCCGGGTGCTGGTGGTCGAGGACACCTCCACCACCGGCGGTTCGCCGCTGACCGCGGTGGAGGCGGCACGGGAGGCGGGCGCGGAGGTCGTCGCGGTGGCGACGATCGTCGAGCGCGGCGCCGCGCCGGCCATCGCGGACGCCGGGCTGCCGTACCTCCCGGCATACTCGCTCGCCGACCTCGAGCTGAGCTGA
- the fbaA gene encoding class II fructose-bisphosphate aldolase has product MPIASPEIYNEMLDRAKAGKFAYPAINVTSTQTLHAALRGFAEAESDGIVQISTGGAEFLGGQYSKDMVTGAVGLAEFAHVVAEKYPVHIALHTDHCPKDKLDGYVRPLLKISQERVANGQNPLFQSHMWDGSAETLDDNLRIARELLAEAVKAKIILEVEITPTGGEEDGVTHEINDKLYTTVDDALRTAEAIGLGDKGRYLLAASFGNVHGVYKPGNVVLRPELLRELQDGVAAKYGKPDPFFFVFHGGSGSSEEEIRTALENGVVKMNLDTDTQYAFTRPIADHMFRNYDGVLKVDGEVGNKKHYDPRSWGKLAEKGMSERVTQACANLRSTGTKLK; this is encoded by the coding sequence ATGCCCATCGCATCCCCTGAGATCTACAACGAGATGCTCGACCGGGCGAAGGCAGGCAAGTTCGCCTACCCCGCGATCAATGTGACCTCGACGCAGACTCTGCACGCCGCCCTCCGCGGCTTCGCCGAGGCGGAGAGCGACGGCATCGTCCAGATCTCCACCGGTGGTGCCGAGTTCCTGGGCGGCCAGTACAGCAAGGACATGGTGACCGGTGCGGTCGGTCTCGCCGAGTTCGCGCATGTCGTCGCCGAGAAGTACCCGGTGCACATCGCCCTCCACACCGACCACTGCCCGAAGGACAAGCTGGACGGCTATGTCCGTCCGCTGCTCAAGATCTCCCAGGAGCGCGTCGCCAACGGTCAGAACCCGCTGTTCCAGTCCCACATGTGGGACGGCTCCGCCGAGACGCTCGACGACAACCTCCGCATCGCGCGGGAGCTGCTCGCCGAGGCCGTCAAGGCGAAGATCATCCTCGAGGTCGAGATCACCCCGACCGGTGGCGAGGAGGACGGCGTCACGCACGAGATCAACGACAAGCTGTACACGACGGTCGACGACGCCCTGCGCACCGCCGAGGCCATCGGCCTGGGCGACAAGGGCCGCTACCTGCTGGCCGCCTCCTTCGGCAACGTCCACGGCGTCTACAAGCCGGGCAATGTCGTCCTCCGCCCGGAGCTGCTGCGTGAGCTCCAGGACGGTGTGGCCGCGAAGTACGGCAAGCCGGACCCGTTCTTCTTCGTCTTCCACGGCGGCTCCGGCTCCTCGGAGGAGGAGATCCGCACCGCGCTGGAGAACGGTGTGGTGAAGATGAACCTCGACACGGACACCCAGTACGCCTTCACCCGCCCGATCGCGGACCACATGTTCCGCAACTACGACGGGGTGCTGAAGGTCGACGGCGAGGTCGGCAACAAGAAGCACTACGACCCGCGGAGCTGGGGCAAGCTGGCCGAGAAGGGGATGTCGGAGCGGGTCACCCAGGCTTGCGCGAACCTTCGGTCCACGGGGACGAAGCTGAAGTAG
- a CDS encoding MFS transporter, which produces MGGATPGADRAPGNGQPVRLSVPAGRWLVFTTVLGSAMALLDSTVVNVALPRIGLDLGADLPVLQWTVNAYMLTLAGLILLGGALGDRFGRRRVFVIGVVWFSLASLACGLAPNAGVLIAARALQGIGGALLTPGSLALIQSVIHPDDRARAIGLWSGFGGVGAAIGPFLGGWLVDGPGWRWVFFINVPLAAVCVPVALRHVPETSNPRAHGRFDVLGALLGAATLGLITYALIAAPQKGPSPAVVVPAVAGLALGMVFVAVERRRHEPMLPLSIFSSHQFSAVNAVTLCVYAAFGGFFFLSVLDLQVVVGYSALAAGTALLPTTTLMLLLSARSGELGKRIGPRIPLTVGPLLCAAGMLLMTRAGVGAVYWRDILPALLVLGMGMVVVVAPLTATVLASVDVARAGLASGVNNAAARAAGLIAVAALPLLAGMGPEAYRSADAFGDTFRRAMPICAGVLVLGAVLAWRTVRSDALEPVGLEPTGLEATGLEAGAGVGAEAGAEVGPAPERAEPAAVPAERAEGAVRPEGLLCRPECAYHCGVAAPPLDPGDVSTPPPLNPGERRSDT; this is translated from the coding sequence ATGGGCGGCGCCACGCCCGGAGCGGACCGCGCTCCGGGTAACGGACAGCCGGTCAGGCTTTCCGTGCCGGCCGGGCGGTGGCTGGTGTTCACCACCGTGCTGGGCTCCGCCATGGCCCTGCTCGACAGCACCGTCGTCAATGTCGCCCTGCCCCGCATCGGGCTGGACCTGGGTGCCGACCTCCCCGTACTGCAGTGGACCGTCAACGCCTACATGCTCACCCTCGCCGGGCTGATCCTGCTCGGCGGGGCGCTCGGGGACCGGTTCGGGCGGCGGCGGGTGTTCGTCATCGGGGTGGTGTGGTTCTCGCTGGCCTCGCTGGCGTGCGGGCTGGCGCCGAACGCCGGGGTGCTCATCGCCGCGCGGGCGCTGCAGGGCATCGGCGGGGCGCTGCTCACCCCCGGCTCGCTCGCGTTGATCCAGTCGGTGATCCACCCCGACGACCGGGCGCGGGCGATCGGGCTGTGGTCCGGCTTCGGCGGCGTCGGGGCGGCGATCGGGCCGTTCCTCGGCGGCTGGCTGGTGGACGGGCCCGGCTGGCGCTGGGTGTTCTTCATCAATGTGCCGCTGGCCGCGGTGTGCGTGCCGGTCGCTTTGCGCCATGTACCGGAGACCAGCAATCCGCGGGCGCACGGCCGGTTCGACGTCCTCGGCGCCCTGCTGGGGGCGGCGACCCTCGGCCTGATCACCTATGCGCTGATCGCCGCGCCGCAGAAGGGCCCCTCGCCCGCCGTGGTGGTTCCGGCCGTCGCCGGGCTGGCGCTGGGGATGGTCTTCGTCGCCGTGGAGCGCAGGCGGCACGAGCCGATGCTGCCGCTCTCCATCTTCTCCTCCCACCAGTTCAGCGCCGTCAACGCGGTGACCCTGTGCGTCTACGCGGCCTTCGGCGGCTTCTTCTTCCTCTCGGTCCTCGACCTTCAGGTGGTCGTGGGCTACTCCGCGCTCGCCGCCGGTACCGCACTGCTGCCCACGACCACGCTGATGCTGCTGCTGTCGGCCCGTTCGGGAGAGCTGGGCAAGCGCATCGGCCCGCGGATCCCGCTGACCGTGGGCCCGCTGCTGTGCGCGGCGGGGATGCTGCTGATGACCCGGGCCGGGGTGGGAGCGGTCTACTGGCGGGACATCCTGCCCGCGCTGCTGGTGCTGGGCATGGGCATGGTGGTGGTGGTCGCCCCGCTCACCGCGACCGTCCTGGCCTCGGTGGACGTCGCCCGCGCGGGTCTGGCCAGCGGCGTCAACAACGCGGCGGCGCGCGCGGCGGGCCTGATCGCGGTGGCGGCGCTGCCGCTGCTCGCGGGGATGGGCCCGGAGGCGTACCGGTCGGCGGACGCGTTCGGGGACACCTTCCGGCGGGCGATGCCGATCTGCGCCGGGGTGCTGGTGCTGGGGGCGGTCCTCGCGTGGCGCACGGTGCGCTCGGACGCCTTGGAGCCGGTGGGGCTGGAGCCGACGGGGTTGGAGGCGACGGGGTTGGAGGCGGGCGCGGGAGTAGGGGCCGAAGCGGGCGCGGAGGTGGGCCCGGCGCCGGAGCGGGCCGAGCCGGCTGCCGTGCCGGCGGAACGTGCCGAGGGCGCCGTACGGCCGGAGGGGCTGCTGTGCCGCCCCGAGTGCGCGTACCACTGCGGTGTGGCGGCGCCGCCCCTGGACCCGGGCGACGTGTCCACACCGCCGCCCCTGAACCCGGGCGAGAGACGCTCCGATACCTGA
- a CDS encoding DUF3151 domain-containing protein: MAIHENLLGGPPPTHLPDDPEPRELLASGAAPSEVAAKYPASSLAWAQLADEAFEAGRVVESYAYARTGYHRGLDSLRRSGWKGHGPVPFEHEPNRGFLRALHALARAAQSIGEQEEYERCSTFLRESSPTAADTLS; the protein is encoded by the coding sequence ATGGCCATTCACGAGAACCTGCTCGGGGGACCGCCCCCGACCCATCTGCCCGACGACCCGGAGCCACGGGAGCTGCTCGCCTCCGGCGCGGCCCCGTCCGAGGTCGCCGCGAAGTACCCGGCCTCCTCGCTCGCCTGGGCCCAGCTTGCCGACGAGGCGTTCGAGGCCGGCCGGGTGGTCGAGTCCTACGCGTACGCCCGCACCGGCTACCACCGTGGACTCGACTCCCTGCGCCGCAGCGGCTGGAAGGGCCACGGTCCCGTGCCGTTCGAGCATGAGCCCAACCGTGGCTTCCTGCGCGCCCTGCACGCGCTCGCGCGCGCCGCGCAGTCCATCGGCGAGCAGGAGGAGTACGAGCGCTGCTCGACCTTCCTGCGCGAGAGCTCCCCGACCGCGGCGGACACGCTCTCCTGA
- a CDS encoding tryptophan 2,3-dioxygenase family protein, protein MSQQPVPDHAAPAQTASGGTPQGRTAPDGTAPGGTAPGEATPSGAAPGRTAPSGTTPSSAAPGPTAPGPTAPGPTAPSGTAPGGAELEAPHLDFDGTTPYEDYVQASVLTHLQRPLSDDPGEMVFLVTTQVMELWFTVIVHEWHTAAQALREDDLPTAMAALQRSAYELESLNASWTPLAHLTPGQFNAYRSALGEGSGFQSAMYRRLEFLLGEKSASMLVPHRGAPRVHAELEKALTEPSLYDEVLRYLARRGLAVPAAVLDRDPALRYEPDPGVERVWEEIYSGPREGELVRLGEALTEVAELVWRWRNDHLVATRRAMGAKTGTGGSAGVAWLEKRAGKTVFPELWTARSHV, encoded by the coding sequence ATGTCGCAGCAGCCTGTCCCTGACCACGCCGCCCCGGCCCAGACCGCCTCAGGCGGGACCCCTCAAGGCCGGACCGCCCCAGACGGGACCGCACCGGGCGGGACCGCACCGGGCGAGGCCACGCCGAGTGGGGCCGCCCCCGGCCGGACCGCCCCGAGCGGGACCACGCCGAGCAGTGCCGCACCAGGCCCGACCGCACCAGGCCCGACCGCCCCAGGCCCGACCGCTCCAAGCGGGACCGCACCGGGCGGGGCCGAACTCGAGGCCCCCCATCTGGACTTCGACGGCACCACCCCGTACGAAGACTACGTCCAGGCGTCCGTGCTCACCCACCTCCAGCGCCCCCTCTCCGACGACCCCGGCGAGATGGTGTTCCTGGTCACCACCCAGGTTATGGAGCTGTGGTTCACCGTCATCGTCCATGAGTGGCACACCGCCGCGCAGGCGCTGCGCGAGGACGATCTGCCCACGGCGATGGCCGCGCTCCAGCGCTCGGCCTACGAGCTCGAGTCGCTGAACGCCTCCTGGACGCCGCTGGCCCATCTCACCCCCGGCCAGTTCAACGCGTACCGCTCCGCGCTCGGCGAGGGCTCCGGCTTCCAGTCGGCGATGTACCGGCGGCTGGAGTTCCTGCTCGGCGAGAAGTCCGCGTCCATGCTCGTCCCGCACCGGGGAGCGCCGCGGGTCCACGCCGAGCTGGAGAAGGCGCTGACCGAGCCCAGCCTCTACGACGAGGTGCTGCGCTATCTCGCCCGCCGCGGCCTCGCCGTCCCGGCCGCCGTGTTGGACCGCGATCCCGCCCTGCGCTACGAGCCCGATCCGGGGGTGGAGCGGGTCTGGGAGGAGATCTACTCCGGTCCGCGCGAGGGTGAGCTGGTCCGGCTCGGCGAGGCACTCACCGAGGTCGCCGAACTGGTGTGGCGCTGGCGCAACGACCACTTGGTGGCGACCCGGCGGGCGATGGGCGCCAAGACCGGCACCGGCGGCTCGGCCGGGGTCGCCTGGCTGGAGAAGCGCGCGGGCAAGACCGTCTTCCCCGAGCTGTGGACGGCGCGCAGCCATGTCTGA